A DNA window from Tachysurus vachellii isolate PV-2020 chromosome 20, HZAU_Pvac_v1, whole genome shotgun sequence contains the following coding sequences:
- the klhl35 gene encoding kelch-like protein 24 isoform X1 yields MSGISIRLSYNNSARSPSMGFGPDINLEASFRTSSYQPAHILQQLNVFRKSGTFTDVILQVEKHEFPCHRAVLCASSQYFRTMFMGQLRESGQSVVRLNEVSEVALEHLLDFVYEGQVQLQEENVETVFQAADLLDVPALSRACLDFLEKCVSHLNCLGLIEFAKHYSLQPLLKQCQNLLYQDFNIVAKHDEFLELPVERVVELLDSENLQVQEEVLVEAALLWVHHQRSKRKAALGKLLERLRLPLLDPVFFTNVLEADEFIQESPDCRKLLQEARLYRIYGREISSERTKPRRQSGWAEVIVVVGGCDKNRISRFALTKTQVPTTGTWLTSVSVPGYKYEFAVCELHNDIYLSGGQLNSTQVWRFMAQLNQWVSVGSLLKGRWQHKMVSLCGKLYAVGGYDGEQRLSSVECYSVFENVWKPVAPLLLPVSSAALASCCGKLYVISGAVSEDCNTNMLQCYDPVKDQWTCMMSCPFSQRCLNAVSLNGSVYVAGGLLDVLFCYSPMVDSWSKVAELPMKLENCGLAVCDGKVYILGGRDEFEVVTDCTWAFDPLSGQLTEEMPLARSLGNHGCVTITQHLQHK; encoded by the exons ATGAGTGGCATCAGTATCAGACTCAGCTACAACAATTCAGCACG ATCCCCATCCATGGGTTTTGGGCCTGATATCAATCTAGAGGCGAGCTTCAGAACCAGCTCGTACCAACCTGCGCATATTCTTCAGCAGCTGAATGTCTTCAGGAAAAGTGGCACATTCACTGATGTTATCCTGCAAGTGGAGAAACATGAGTTTCCATGCCACCGTGCTGTGCTGTGTGCATCCAGTCAATACTTCCGCACCATGTTTATGGGCCAGCTGCGTGAGAGTGGTCAATCTGTGGTGCGGCTGAACGAGGTTTCCGAAGTCGCTCTAGAGCACCTGCTGGACTTTGTTTATGAGGGCCAGGTTCAGCTCCAGGAAGAGAATGTGGAGACTGTTTTTCAAGCTGCTGACCTGCTGGATGTTCCTGCACTGTCCAGAGCCTGTCTGGATTTCCTGGAGAAGTGCGTGTCTCACTTGAACTGCCTGGGTCTGATAGAATTTGCCAAGCACTACTCGCTGCAGCCACTGCTGAAACAGTGCCAGAATCTGCTGTATCAGGACTTTAACATTGTAGCCAAGCACGATGAGTTCCTTGAGCtgccagtggagagagtggtgGAGCTTTTGGATTCTGAAAACCTACAAGTGCAGGAGGAAGTCCTGGTGGAGGCTGCTCTGTTATGGGTTCACCATCAAAGAAGCAAGCGGAAAGCAGCACTAGGAAAGCTACTGGAGAGACTTCGGCTGCCCTTATTAGACCCTGTGTTCTTTACCAACGTGCTGGAGGCTGATGAATTCATCCAGGAATCACCTGACTGCAGGAAGCTGTTACAGGAGGCGAGACTTTATCGCATATACGGCAGAGAGATCAGCTCGGAGAGAACCAAACCAAGAAG GCAGTCTGGCTGGGCTGAGGTGATTGTGGTTGTCGGCGGTTGTGACAAAAACAGGATTTCAAGATTCGCCCTCACAAAAACACAGGTCCCCACCACTGGGACATGGCTCACTTCAGTCAGTGTGCCAggatataaatatgaatttgcTGTCTGTGAACTTcacaatgacatttatttatcag gtgGGCAACTGAACAGCACACAAGTGTGGCGCTTTATGGCTCAGCTAAACCAGTGGGTTTCTGTGGGTAGCTTGCTGAAGGGAAGATGGCAACACAAGATGGTCTCTTTATGTGGAAAG CTGTATGCTGTAGGAGGATATGATGGAGAGCAAAGGCTGAGCAGCGTGGAGTGTTATAGCGTGTTTGAGAATGTGTGGAAGCCTGTGGCTCCATTGCTTTTGCCTGTCAGTTCTGCTGCTCTGGCCAGCTGCTGTGGAAAGCTTTATGTAATCAGTGGAGCTGTGAGTGAAGACTGCAACACCAACATG CTTCAGTGTTATGACCCCGTTAAGGATCAGTGGACATGCATGATGTCCTGCCCTTTCTCTCAGAGGTGTTTAAACGCAGTGTCACTGAATGGATCAGTCTACGTAGCCGGGGGTCTGTTGGATGTGCTGTTCTGTTACAGTCCCATGGTTGACTCATGGAGCAAAGTAGCTGAGCTTCCCATGAAATTG GAAAATTGTGGGTTGGCTGTTTGTGATGGGAAAGTGTATATCTTGGGTGGCCGTGATGAATTTGAAGTTGTAACTGACTGTACATGGGCATTTGACCCACTGAGCGGCCAGCTGACCGAGGAGATGCCCCTAGCGCGCAGCCTGGGCAACCACGGATGTGTTACTATCACACAACACCTACAGcacaaataa
- the klhl35 gene encoding kelch-like protein 24 isoform X2, which produces MHCNRSPSMGFGPDINLEASFRTSSYQPAHILQQLNVFRKSGTFTDVILQVEKHEFPCHRAVLCASSQYFRTMFMGQLRESGQSVVRLNEVSEVALEHLLDFVYEGQVQLQEENVETVFQAADLLDVPALSRACLDFLEKCVSHLNCLGLIEFAKHYSLQPLLKQCQNLLYQDFNIVAKHDEFLELPVERVVELLDSENLQVQEEVLVEAALLWVHHQRSKRKAALGKLLERLRLPLLDPVFFTNVLEADEFIQESPDCRKLLQEARLYRIYGREISSERTKPRRQSGWAEVIVVVGGCDKNRISRFALTKTQVPTTGTWLTSVSVPGYKYEFAVCELHNDIYLSGGQLNSTQVWRFMAQLNQWVSVGSLLKGRWQHKMVSLCGKLYAVGGYDGEQRLSSVECYSVFENVWKPVAPLLLPVSSAALASCCGKLYVISGAVSEDCNTNMLQCYDPVKDQWTCMMSCPFSQRCLNAVSLNGSVYVAGGLLDVLFCYSPMVDSWSKVAELPMKLENCGLAVCDGKVYILGGRDEFEVVTDCTWAFDPLSGQLTEEMPLARSLGNHGCVTITQHLQHK; this is translated from the exons ATGCACTGCAATAG ATCCCCATCCATGGGTTTTGGGCCTGATATCAATCTAGAGGCGAGCTTCAGAACCAGCTCGTACCAACCTGCGCATATTCTTCAGCAGCTGAATGTCTTCAGGAAAAGTGGCACATTCACTGATGTTATCCTGCAAGTGGAGAAACATGAGTTTCCATGCCACCGTGCTGTGCTGTGTGCATCCAGTCAATACTTCCGCACCATGTTTATGGGCCAGCTGCGTGAGAGTGGTCAATCTGTGGTGCGGCTGAACGAGGTTTCCGAAGTCGCTCTAGAGCACCTGCTGGACTTTGTTTATGAGGGCCAGGTTCAGCTCCAGGAAGAGAATGTGGAGACTGTTTTTCAAGCTGCTGACCTGCTGGATGTTCCTGCACTGTCCAGAGCCTGTCTGGATTTCCTGGAGAAGTGCGTGTCTCACTTGAACTGCCTGGGTCTGATAGAATTTGCCAAGCACTACTCGCTGCAGCCACTGCTGAAACAGTGCCAGAATCTGCTGTATCAGGACTTTAACATTGTAGCCAAGCACGATGAGTTCCTTGAGCtgccagtggagagagtggtgGAGCTTTTGGATTCTGAAAACCTACAAGTGCAGGAGGAAGTCCTGGTGGAGGCTGCTCTGTTATGGGTTCACCATCAAAGAAGCAAGCGGAAAGCAGCACTAGGAAAGCTACTGGAGAGACTTCGGCTGCCCTTATTAGACCCTGTGTTCTTTACCAACGTGCTGGAGGCTGATGAATTCATCCAGGAATCACCTGACTGCAGGAAGCTGTTACAGGAGGCGAGACTTTATCGCATATACGGCAGAGAGATCAGCTCGGAGAGAACCAAACCAAGAAG GCAGTCTGGCTGGGCTGAGGTGATTGTGGTTGTCGGCGGTTGTGACAAAAACAGGATTTCAAGATTCGCCCTCACAAAAACACAGGTCCCCACCACTGGGACATGGCTCACTTCAGTCAGTGTGCCAggatataaatatgaatttgcTGTCTGTGAACTTcacaatgacatttatttatcag gtgGGCAACTGAACAGCACACAAGTGTGGCGCTTTATGGCTCAGCTAAACCAGTGGGTTTCTGTGGGTAGCTTGCTGAAGGGAAGATGGCAACACAAGATGGTCTCTTTATGTGGAAAG CTGTATGCTGTAGGAGGATATGATGGAGAGCAAAGGCTGAGCAGCGTGGAGTGTTATAGCGTGTTTGAGAATGTGTGGAAGCCTGTGGCTCCATTGCTTTTGCCTGTCAGTTCTGCTGCTCTGGCCAGCTGCTGTGGAAAGCTTTATGTAATCAGTGGAGCTGTGAGTGAAGACTGCAACACCAACATG CTTCAGTGTTATGACCCCGTTAAGGATCAGTGGACATGCATGATGTCCTGCCCTTTCTCTCAGAGGTGTTTAAACGCAGTGTCACTGAATGGATCAGTCTACGTAGCCGGGGGTCTGTTGGATGTGCTGTTCTGTTACAGTCCCATGGTTGACTCATGGAGCAAAGTAGCTGAGCTTCCCATGAAATTG GAAAATTGTGGGTTGGCTGTTTGTGATGGGAAAGTGTATATCTTGGGTGGCCGTGATGAATTTGAAGTTGTAACTGACTGTACATGGGCATTTGACCCACTGAGCGGCCAGCTGACCGAGGAGATGCCCCTAGCGCGCAGCCTGGGCAACCACGGATGTGTTACTATCACACAACACCTACAGcacaaataa
- the lrrc32 gene encoding transforming growth factor beta activator LRRC32, with the protein MMSTQVWVLFFMVNLQSLQLSLCQERQSADDSSNQSLSSILPSVFPDNHMHNLSRKLLQFVQSDLKNKTHLEALDVALKNHVGPISKVQNLDLSGNGLYSDMIDYLLRDASALTNLYLNENSITKLGNSTFTSSFSLRNIDLHNNVILEIEDGTFDSLLNLTELDLSVNSISCINDFNLFQLKSLNLSKNSMTSFQSIESNQEFELLYLELRENKMHYFPVLPRRNKIIYLDLSRNQLHSLNSTGPEDELQYLRDIEELTLAPLHSSKTHQKLPRLLYLDLSYNQLKAVPPDFFSSLVALDTLNISNNCLDNIVVDIESPLNALKTLDLSFNNLQNLTFMENTLRELQTLYLQGNILSMLDSGVFHLPSITNLHFQFNELNICGPQQNQTSGCVSLFSIPTLRYIYLSENKLTSLPAHAFQGSPLLILDLSLNPNIKISEQAFSGLERSLTHLYLRGNQLEKLNISLSPLRNLKVLDLTNNLLDGLFLGRDSAIESLNLENNKVKILDPSTILALEKTLRTLYLDSNPLICCENMHLISFLQQSHVDIDNATCQFTSDTGYGKVSLRDVRSEHCETLNSKVLVIAMIAVLVLGLMIVLLVAIKMCHSRSHRFNSYKA; encoded by the exons ATGATGAGCACCCAGGTGTGGGTCCTCTTCTTCATGGTGAATTTACAATCTCTACAGCTCTCACTCTGCCAAGAG CGCCAGAGTGCAGATGACTCCAGCAATCAGAGCTTGAGCAGTATACTGCCCAGTGTGTTCCCTGACAACCATATGCACAATCTGTCCCGCAAACTCCTGCAGTTTGTCCAATCAGATCTCAAGAACAAGACACACCTGGAAGCTCTGGATGTAGCTCTGAAAAACCATGTGGGACCAATCTCCAAAGTACAGAATCTTGACCTGTCTGGAAATGGCCTTTACTCAGACATGATTGACTACCTTCTGAGAGATGCTTCTGCTCTTACCAATCTTTATTTAAACGAAAATAGCATAACAAAATTAGGCAATAGTACATTCACTAGTTCCTTTTCATTAAGAAACATTGACTTACATAACAATGTCATCCTAGAGATTGAAGATGGCACATTTGATTCTCTGCTTAATCTCACCGAGCTGGATTTATCAGTGAATTCCATCTCATGCATTAATGACTTTAACCTGTTCCAGCTGAAATCATTAAACCTAAGCAAAAACAGCATGACCTCCTTCCAGAGCATTGAATCAAACCAAGAGTTTGAGTTGCTCTACCTGGAACTGAGAGAGAATAAGATGCACTACTTTCCTGTTCTGCCAAGGAGGAACAAGATCATCTATCTTGACCTTTCACGAAACCAGCTGCATAGCTTGAACAGCACAGGTCCAGAAGATGAGCTACAGTATCTGAGGGATATAGAAGAACTGACCCTTGCTCCACTTCACAGCAgcaaaacacaccagaaactTCCCAGACTTCTGTACTTAGACCTGAGTTATAACCAGCTCAAGGCTGTGCCTCCTGATTTCTTCTCCAGCTTGGTGGCTCTGGATACCCTGAACATCAGCAATAACTGTCTGGATAACATTGTGGTAGACATTGAGAGTCCTCTAAATGCACTGAAGACCCTTGACCTGAGCTTCAACAACCTACAGAACCTGACCTTTATGGAAAACACACTGAGGGAACTGCAGACTCTCTACCTACAGGGCAATATTCTCAGTATGCTGGACTCTGGAGTCTTTCATTTACCCAGCATCACCAACCTGCATTTTCAGTTTAATGAACTGAACATCTGTGGTCCACAACAAAACCAAACCAGtggctgtgtctctctcttctctatcCCTACCCTGCGATACATTTACCTATCTGAGAACAAACTGACTTCCTTGCCTGCACATGCCTTCCAGGGAAGTCCATTGCTCATCCTGGACCTATCTCTGAACCCTAACATAAAAATCAGTGAACAGGCCTTCTCGGGCTTGGAGAGGTCCCTCACCCATCTCTACTTGAGAGGAAACCAGCTTGAAAAGCTGAACATCAGCCTCTCACCCTTACGCAACCTAAAGGTGCTGGATTTGACCAATAACCTGTTAGATGGCCTGTTTCTGGGCAGAGACTCTGCCATCGAGAGTCTGAATCTGGAGAACAACAAAGTCAAGATTCTAGATCCTTCCACAATATTGGCACTAGAGAAGACACTCAGAACTCTATATCTTGACTCAAATCCACTCATTTGTTGTGAAAACATGCATTTGATCAGTTTTTTACAGCAGTCCCATGTTGACATTGACAATGCCACATGCCAATTCACAAGTGACACTGGGTACGGGAAAGTCAGCCTCAGGGATGTGAGATCTGAACACTGTGAAACTCTGAACAGCAAAGTGCTTGTAATTGCTATGATCGCTGTACTGGTTTTGGGACTAATGATTGTATTGCTGGTGGCCATAAAGATGTGTCACTCAAGAAGTCACAGATTCAACAGTTACAAGGCTTAA